The genomic window CAGGGGATGCGGAATATGATTTGCCGTTCCGGCTCGCAGATTCGCTCGATCAGGGCGCCCTCGGCATAATGCGGATGTTTGGCGACGACCGCGCCAAGGCTGTCCAGCACTTCTCGCACTGCCTGGTGAAACTCGTCTTCGCCGGGGTTGCGGCGAAGGACATCGGCAAAAATCGGTTCAAGCTTTTCGTCAAGCACAGTCAACGCCCTCGTCTTCATGACGGGCGCTTATACGCTTGACGGCTAATTTTCAAGCAAATTGCCCAATCGAAGGGCAGCCGATTTCACTCGGCTGCTTCCCGGAAGGTTGCGCGATAGGGATGGGCCGGATAGACGCCGAGGATTTTCATCTCCTTTGAGAAGAACTCGAGTTCCTTCAGCGCCAGCGTGACGTTGTAATCATCGGGGTGACCTTCGATGTCGGAATAGAACATCGTCGCGAAGAAATTGCCCTCGATCATGTAGCTTTCAAGCTTGGTCATGTTGACGCCGTTGGTGGCGAAGCCGCCCAGCGCCTTGTAGAGTGCGGCTGGAATGTTGCGCACCCGGAAGACGAAGGTAGTCACGACCGGTCCGTTGCCGCTCGGCGCGTGCTGTGCTTCGCGCGCCAGAACGATGAAGCGGGTGGTGTTGTGCTCTTCGTCCTCGATATTCTCTGAAAGAACATCGAGGCCATAGATTTCGGCAGCGAGTTTTGTCGCAATCGCCGCGCGCGATCTGTCCCCGGCTTCGGAGACTTCGCGCGCGGAACCCGCGGTGTCTGCGGCGACCACCGCCTTGATCTTCAGCTTGCGGATGATGTTGCGGCACTGACCGAGCGCGTGGACGTGGCTCTCGACGGTTCTGATGTCGGCGAGCCTGGTTCCCTTGAGGCCGAGAAGTTGATGGCGCACCGGCAGGAACCATTCGGCGACAATATGCAGATTTGAATGCGGCATCAGATGATGGATGTCCGCGACGCGGCCGGCGATCGAGTTCTCGATCGGAATCATGCCGAGGGCGGCGTCACCGGACGACACGGCGGCGAAGGCATCCTCGAAGGTCGGGCAGGCGACCGGCTCATAGTCCGGATAGGCTTCGCGGCAGGCGAGATGCGAGTTCGCGCCCGGTTCGCCCTGGAATACGATTTTTTGCTTTGCGGTCATGCAGTTCCGTACGCGGTGCGACCTGCTTCCGTCAATGTCCGAGCATGCGGCGCGCGGCTTCCAGATCTTCCGGCGTATCGACGCCGAGCGGAACGCTGGCGACAACAGCAACGTCGATACGCATGCCGGCCTCCAATGCACGCAATTGTTCGAGCTTCTCGCGTTTCTCCAGCGGCGAGGGCGGAAGCCCGACAAAACGGGCGAGCGCTTGCCGCCGGTAAGCATAAAGACCGATGTGATGGTAAAGCGGCCCCTCCCCGTAGGGCGCGGTGGCGCGGGTGAAATAGAGCGCCTGCAGCCGGGTGGGCGACAGCGGCGAGCCGACCACCTTGACGACATTAGGATTGCTGCGCTCGTCCGGATCGCGGATTTCGGCGGCGACGGTGCCGATATCGACGGCCGGGTCCTCCAGCAGCCGCACCGCGGCGGCCAGATCACCCGGCGACAGGGTCGGCAGATCGCCCTGCATGTTGACCACGATGCGGACCTTTTGGCCGGGATCGGCCAGTTCGAGCGCTTCGAAAATGCGGTCGGACCCTGAGTCATGGTCGGCGCGGGTCATCAGCGCCTGCACGCCGGTCTTTTCGACCGCGGCGAAAATCACCTCGTCGTCGGTGGCGACGACCACCGGCCCCAATTTGGCTTCCTGGGCGCGCCGGATGACATGCGCGATCATTGGCTGGCCCCCGATATCGGCCAGCGGCTTGCCGGGCAGCCGCGTGGCCGCCATGCGGGCCGGAATCAGGATCAGAATGTCGTGCAATGCCATGGCATTAGGGGCTCTCGCCGGGCGGAAGCCGGTTGTGGCCGCCTGCGTGGAATGTCGCAGGGGCGATTGTTTATACGGGTTGCAAGAAGCGAGGCAAACCGGCTATCTCTCTGCCGCCGCGGTCTCCTCGCGGATTATCCAGCTTTTCCGCTGTCCGAAGCGTGGGCACTTCATGGACTCCTTTGAACTCAACAAAATCCTCGGCGCGGTGCTCGGCACCTGCCTGGTTCTGCTCTCGCTCAATATCGTCGCGAACGCGATTTTTGCGCCGCATCAGCCAGCCAAGCCTGGCTTCGACATCGCGGTTCCCGAGCAGGCCGCCACCGAAACCGCCGCCAAGCCCGAGCCGGCCGAGCCGATCGCGGTACGCTTGGCAAGTTCCGATCCCAAGCGCGGCGAGGCGACTGCCAAGCAATGCGCGTCCTGCCACACCTTCGAGAAGGGCGGTGCGAACAAGGTCGGCCCAAATCTCTATGGGATCGTGGGCCGCCCCAGAGCCTCGCATGCCGGCTTCAATTACTCGGCGGCCATGAAGGGCAAGGGCGGCGAGTGGACCTATGAAGACCTCGACCAGTTCATTGCCGCGCCCAAGGGCTTCGTCCCGGGCACCAGCATGAGCTTCGCGGGCCTGTCGCGCCCAGGTCAGCGCGCCGACCTGATCAATTACCTGCATTCACTGGCGGACAATCCGGCCCCGCTGCCGAAAGCAGCCGAGGCGCCGGCACCCAAGGCGCAGTGACGCGACACGGATAATTAAATCATCGTAAGGTGTTTACGGCCGGGAGGAATCCCGGCCGTTTTTGCATCGCGCACTTCTTGCGTGGGGTGGCTGGATACACAGCTAGGAGGTAAGTTTCGGCTGATCGGTCCCCAAAAGCGACACACATCGCTGCAGATGATGCCCTGGCCCCATCGCCGCTTTTTTTGAAATCCTGTCCGGAGAGATTTGTGAGCCTGTCCCGACGAAATTTGCTCCGCACCGGCGCCGCCGCGCTGTCCGCACCGGCCCTTGCTGCATTGGACGCGGCGCTCCCGCAGCCGGCTCTCGCCCAGACTGATCCGAAGACCTGGCGACATGGATTGTCGCTGTTCGGCGACCTCAAATATCCGGCCGGCTTCAAGCATTTCGATTATGTGAATCCGAATGCGCCGCGCGGCGGCAGCGCGCGGCAGATCGCGTTCGGAACCTTCGACAATTTCAATTATGCCGTCGCCGGCGTGAAGGGATCGCTCGCGGCCGGTCTCACCAACATCTACGACACCTTGATGGCGCAGGCGCTCGACGAGGTGTCGACCGAATACGGATTGCTGGCCGAGTCGGTGAGCCATCCGGACGATTTCTCCTCGGTCACCTATCGCCTGCGGCCGGACGCGAAATGGCACGACGGCAAGCCGGTCACGGCCGATGATGTGATTTTCTCGCTCGACGCCTGGAAGAAGAACAACCCGCAACTCAACGCCTATTACCGGCATGTAGTGAAGGCGGAGAAGATGGGCGAACGCGATATCTCGTTCACCTTCGACGCGCCGGGCAATCGGGAGTTGCCGCAGATCGTCGGCCAGCTCATCGTGCTGCCGAAACACTGGTGGGAGGGAAACGACGCGCAGGGCCGCAAGCGCGACATTTCCGCGACGACGCTGGAGCCGCCGCTGGGGTGCGGCGCCTACAGGATCAAGGAATTCACACCCGGCCGCACCATCGTTTACGAGCGGGTGAAGGATTATTGGGGCGAGAAACTGCCGGTGAATATCGGGCAGAACAACTTCAACGAACTGCGCTACGAATATTTCCGCGATTCGACGGTGGCGCTGGAAGCGTTCAAGGCCGATCATATCGATTGGCGCACCGAGAACAGCGCCA from Pseudorhodoplanes sp. includes these protein-coding regions:
- a CDS encoding cytochrome c family protein, with protein sequence MDSFELNKILGAVLGTCLVLLSLNIVANAIFAPHQPAKPGFDIAVPEQAATETAAKPEPAEPIAVRLASSDPKRGEATAKQCASCHTFEKGGANKVGPNLYGIVGRPRASHAGFNYSAAMKGKGGEWTYEDLDQFIAAPKGFVPGTSMSFAGLSRPGQRADLINYLHSLADNPAPLPKAAEAPAPKAQ
- a CDS encoding 3-deoxy-manno-octulosonate cytidylyltransferase, translating into MALHDILILIPARMAATRLPGKPLADIGGQPMIAHVIRRAQEAKLGPVVVATDDEVIFAAVEKTGVQALMTRADHDSGSDRIFEALELADPGQKVRIVVNMQGDLPTLSPGDLAAAVRLLEDPAVDIGTVAAEIRDPDERSNPNVVKVVGSPLSPTRLQALYFTRATAPYGEGPLYHHIGLYAYRRQALARFVGLPPSPLEKREKLEQLRALEAGMRIDVAVVASVPLGVDTPEDLEAARRMLGH
- a CDS encoding prephenate dehydratase codes for the protein MTAKQKIVFQGEPGANSHLACREAYPDYEPVACPTFEDAFAAVSSGDAALGMIPIENSIAGRVADIHHLMPHSNLHIVAEWFLPVRHQLLGLKGTRLADIRTVESHVHALGQCRNIIRKLKIKAVVAADTAGSAREVSEAGDRSRAAIATKLAAEIYGLDVLSENIEDEEHNTTRFIVLAREAQHAPSGNGPVVTTFVFRVRNIPAALYKALGGFATNGVNMTKLESYMIEGNFFATMFYSDIEGHPDDYNVTLALKELEFFSKEMKILGVYPAHPYRATFREAAE